One Denticeps clupeoides chromosome 3, fDenClu1.1, whole genome shotgun sequence DNA window includes the following coding sequences:
- the garnl3 gene encoding GTPase-activating Rap/Ran-GAP domain-like protein 3 isoform X3, whose amino-acid sequence MSGADPAASKLLTFTQRSASEDLGCRRGEFSRKHYGSVELLISSDADGAIQRAGRFRVENGSSDETTTYTPGTWRRTDVHLENPEYHTRWFFKYFLGKVHQNYVGVDAEKNPFYLSVVLSDQNNQRIPQYRAILWRKMGTVKISLPYSPTKTLSVKSILSAMNLDRFEKGPREILSPEIQKDLLVLEEQEGSVNFKFGVLYAKDGQLTDDEMFSNETGSDNFIKFLNLLGDTICLQGWAGYRGGLDTKNDTTGINSIYTVYQGHELMFHVSTMLPYSKENKQQVERKRHIGNDIVTIVFQEGDDASPSFKPSMIRSHFTHIFALVRYNSQNDSYRLKIFSEESVPLFGPPLPSPPVFTDHQEFRDFLLVKLINGEKATLETPTFSQKRQRTLDMLIRSLYQDLMPDLHKVPFSPQNMLNRRSFSDVLPESPKSARKKEEARQAEFVRVGQALKLKTIVRGDAPTSLVTTGLCRKEPWESQSFCGNFPYEIVCGDSWGQSLMVATDTAGVMLLEASDPLQSSTDSPTHPPVQVFDKSMAVKQMHVLEPQDLLITRADKGKDARLYVFRLSLLRRGLEERQLVRGKCDCRENKLEKTKGCHLYSINTHHGVELRIIAAIRNKLLLITRKQPRLDCLSSFAAGTALPESPVEEFQYIREICLCDSPVVMALVDGPTGENDNMICVAYKHQFDLINESTGDAYRLHHVDANRVNFVAAIDVYEDGEAGLLLCYNNICSYKKVCPFNGATPMIQPSSSDFTFSWNQMPNAIVCAFPYILAFTTDSIEIRLVVNGNLVYTAVVPELQLTASRSDIYFISSAPVNSASNCSSRDTSSHSSPQTPTGYEMPIFPSPLGDDCIRIPYGTKLSLYMSKDSEGEAPSKHIYKIPLSNLVGRSIERPLKSPLVNKVLTAAAPSMIAPAHVIPTTPSLSLSRMEIKEIASRTRKELLGLTEEPSSKSDSSSVKQRKMNKKPTGSSEENKAHKAAGPVTERLALEMVDGESDLQLHCPSSSEPEPRQESPSLVSPLTISTSYEDDILDLK is encoded by the exons TTCACCAGAACTACGTCGGGGTGGACGCAGAAAAGAACCCCTTCTACCTGTCCGTGGTTCTGTCTGACCAGAACAACCAGCGCATCCCTCAGTATAGAGCAATCCTGTGGCGTAAGATG GGTACAGTGAAGATCAGCCTTCCCTACAGTCCCACAAAAACACTATCAGTCAAATCCATCTTAAG TGCCATGAATCTAGACCGGTTTGAAAAAGGCCCCAGGGAAATCTTAAGCCCAGAAATCCAAAAG GACCTTCTAGTGTTAGAGGAGCAAGAG GGTTCAGTAAATTTTAAATTTGGTGTGCTCTATGCCAAAGATGGACAACTGACTGATGATGAAATGTTTAGTAATG agacaggaagtgacaACTTTATTAAGTTCTTGAATCTTCTTGGAGACACAATCTGCCTGCAAGGGTGGGCAGGATACAGAGGAGGACTGGACACAAAGA ATGACACTACTGGAATTAACTCCATCTACACAGTGTACCAGGGCCATGAGCTCATGTTCCATGTGTCCACAATGCTACCTTACTCGAAGGAGAACAAGCAACAG GTGGAGAGGAAACGGCACATCGGGAATGACATCGTTACTATAGTTTTCCAGGAGGGAGACGATGCCTCACCATCATTTAAACCTTCCATGATCCGATCCCACTTCACAC ATATATTTGCCTTAGTCCGTTACAACAGTCAGAATGACAGTTACAG GTTGAAGATTTTTTCGGAAGAGAGTGTCCCGCTGTTCGGCCCCCCACTCCCCTCCCCTCCAGTGTTTACAGACCATCAGGAATTCAGGGACTTTTTGTTAGTCAAAT TAATAAATGGAGAAAAGGCCACTCTGGAGACGCCTACGTTTTCTCAGAAGCGCCAGCGCACTCTGGACATGCTAATCCGCTCACTTTACCAAGACCTCATGCCAGACCTTCATAAG GTTCCCTTCTCTCCTCAGAACATGCTGAACCGCCGCTCCTTCAGTGATGTGTTGCCCGAGTCGCCCAAATCCGCTCGCAAGAAGGAAGAAGCCCGCCAGGCTGAGTTTGTCAGGGTTGGCCAG gCTCTGAAGCTGAAGACTATAGTCAGAGGTGATGCCCCCACTAGTCTAGTGACTACAGGACTCTGTAGGAAAGAG CCTTGGGAGTCACAGTCATTTTGCGGTAATTTTCCCTACGAGATTGTCTGTGGCGACTCATGGGGTCAGTCGCTCATGGTTGCCACTGATACTGCAGGGGTTATGTTGCTGGAAG CATCTGATCCActtcagtccagtactg ATTCACCAACACACCCTCCTGTCCAAGTGTTTGATAAAAGCATGGCAGTGAAACAGATGCATGTTCTCGAACCTCAGGACCTTCTTATAACAAGAGCGGATAAAG GGAAAGATGCCCGTCTTTATGTATTCCGGTTGAGTTTGCTCAGAAGGGGACTTGAGGAGAGGCAGCTCGTCCGTGGGAAGTGTGATTGCAGAGAGAACAAGTTGGAAAAAACAAAag GCTGCCATCTTTATTCTATAAACACACACCATGGGGTGGAGCTAAGGATCATTGCAGCAATTAGGAACAAACTCCTCCTAATCACCAGGAAGCAGCCACGCCTTGACTGCCTCAGCAGCTTTGCAGCCGGGACAGCATTGCCTGAGTCACCTGTGGAGGAGTTTCAGTACATCAGG GAGATCTGCTTATGTGACTCCCCCGTTGTCATGGCGCTAGTTGATGGGCCAACAGGGGAAAATGACAATATGATCTGTGTGGCATACAAGCACCAGTTTGACCTGATCAATGAGAGTACGGGAGATGCCTACAGATTACACCATGTGGATGCAAATCGG gtgaactTTGTGGCAGCCATTGATGTGTACGAGGATGGCGAGGCTGGGCTTCTGCTCTGTTACAACA ATATCTGCTCctataagaaggtgtgtccgttTAATGGGGCCACACCTATGATCCAGCCAAGCTCCTCTGACTTCACATTCAGCTGGAATCAAATGCCCAATGCAATTG TGTGTGCGTTCCCCTACATTCTGGCGTTTACCACTGACTCCATTGAGATCCGATTAGTCGTCAACGGCAACTTGGTGTACACAGCTGTGGTGCCGGAACTGCAGCTAACTGCGTCTAGG TCTGATATCTACTTCATCTCATCAGCACCAGTAAACTCAGCATCTAACTGCAGCTCCCGGGACACAAGTTCCCACAGTTCCCCTCAGACGCCCACTGGATATGAGATGCCCATCTTCCCATCACCACTTGGAGATG ATTGTATTCGGATCCCCTACGGCACCAAGCTTTCCCTCTACATGTCTAAGGACTCAGAAG GTGAAGCTCCCTCCAAACACATCTATAAGATCCCGCTGAGCAACCTGGTTGGGCGGAGCATAGAAAGGCCTCTCAAGTCTCCGCTGGTCAATAAAGTGCTGACAGCAGCAGCCCCTAGCATGATAGCCCCTGCCCACGTCATCCCGACCACGCCCTCACTGTCTCTGTCCCGCATGGAGATCAAAGAGATTGCCAGCCGCACCCGCAAGGAACTGCTAG GTTTGACAGAGGAACCAAGTAGCAAGTCCGATAGCAGTTCAGTAAAGCAGAGGAAGATGAATAAAAAACCCACTGGATCAAGTGAAGAGAACAAAGCCCACAAAGCAGCTGGTCCCGTCACTGAGCG ACTGGCGCTAGAGATGGTGGATGGTGAATCAGACCTCCAACTTCACTGCCCCTCCAGCTCAGAACCTGAGCCCCGACAGGAGAGCCCCTCCCTGGTCAGCCCATTAACCATCTCCACCTCCTATGAGGATGACATCCTTGACCTAAAGTGA